One Lysinibacillus fusiformis genomic window carries:
- a CDS encoding catechol 2,3-dioxygenase, with protein MSNFDVAQLAHVELFTPKPEESLKFFTDYMGLQITAREGQSVYLRGYEDFYHHTLKLTEGKEAGLGHSAWRASSPEALERRVASLEKSGYGTGWIDGDLGHGRAYQFVTPDGHNQEILWEVDYFQPAEDQKTLLKSRPQKRPLTGVPARRLDHINLMCRDVAKNREFMSEHLGFKLREQIVLNNNEEIGAWMSVSPLVHEVALMNDQTGNSGRFHHIAFWYGYPQHLMDTADIFMENGIQIEAGPGKHGVSQAYFMYVMEPGGNRVELFGDSGYLIFDPDWKPITWRENELDEAIIWYGSPLPNEYFLYGTPDRAVKVPVK; from the coding sequence ATGTCAAATTTTGATGTAGCACAATTAGCGCATGTGGAACTTTTTACACCAAAGCCAGAGGAATCCTTAAAGTTTTTTACCGATTATATGGGGCTTCAAATTACAGCGCGTGAAGGGCAATCCGTATATTTACGAGGTTATGAGGATTTTTATCATCACACATTAAAACTTACAGAAGGCAAAGAAGCGGGTCTTGGACATTCCGCATGGCGTGCAAGTTCACCAGAGGCGTTGGAGCGTCGGGTCGCATCTTTAGAAAAAAGTGGCTACGGAACAGGCTGGATTGATGGCGATTTAGGCCATGGTCGTGCCTATCAATTTGTCACACCAGATGGTCACAATCAGGAAATTTTATGGGAAGTGGATTATTTCCAGCCAGCAGAAGACCAAAAAACATTATTAAAAAGCCGTCCACAAAAACGTCCATTAACGGGAGTTCCGGCACGTCGTTTAGACCATATCAATTTAATGTGTAGAGATGTAGCAAAAAACCGTGAGTTTATGTCTGAGCATTTAGGCTTCAAGTTACGTGAACAAATTGTTTTGAACAATAATGAAGAAATTGGTGCATGGATGAGTGTTAGCCCACTTGTACATGAGGTAGCGTTAATGAACGATCAAACGGGCAATAGTGGCCGCTTCCATCATATTGCATTTTGGTATGGCTATCCACAACACCTAATGGATACAGCAGATATATTTATGGAAAATGGTATTCAAATTGAAGCAGGGCCAGGTAAACATGGTGTGAGTCAAGCGTACTTTATGTATGTAATGGAGCCTGGTGGAAACCGAGTTGAATTATTTGGTGATTCAGGTTATCTCATTTTTGATCCTGACTGGAAGCCGATCACATGGCGTGAGAATGAGCTTGACGAGGCAATTATTTGGTATGGCTCACCACTACCGAATGAATATTTCTTATACGGTACACCAGATCGAGCTGTAAAAGTGCCTGTGAAATAG
- a CDS encoding 4-hydroxyphenylacetate 3-hydroxylase N-terminal domain-containing protein — MVVQQVTKPLTGQEYLESLKDNREIWLHGERVKDVTTHPAFRNSARSISRLYDAMHDPQYKDILTCETDTGSGGYTHKYFRAARSADDLIQGRDAIVAWARLTYGQMGRTPDYKASFLATLGGNPEYYSPFQENAKRWYKEAQERNWFFNHAIVNPPVDRHKDVHEVGDVFIQVERETDEGLIVSGSKMVATGSAITNYNFVGTYGLPIKDKKFAVVFIAPMDAPGVKLISRASYEMTSAVMGTPFDYPLSSRFDENDAVLVFEQALIPWENILIYEDMQKTTSFFVESGFINRFTFQGVTRLAVKLDFIIGVLLKALKTAGTDQFRGVQVHIGEIIAWRHMFWSLSDAMALNPEKKENGIVIPNLSGGLAYRVFLQEGWPKIKGIIQQIVAGNLIVQPSSARDFLNEEFRPTLDKLYRGSNGIEALEKIKTIKLLWDAIGTEFGGRSELYERNYAGNHEDIRLQTLFGAQGSGKTDEFIAFAEQCMADYDLTGWTDPTWVNPDDVNYFANK, encoded by the coding sequence ATGTCACGACACATCCAGCTTTTCGGAATTCTGCACGTTCGATTTCACGTTTATATGATGCCATGCATGACCCACAATACAAAGATATTTTAACTTGTGAAACAGATACAGGCAGTGGTGGTTATACACATAAGTATTTCCGTGCAGCACGTAGCGCGGATGATTTAATTCAAGGACGAGACGCTATTGTTGCTTGGGCCCGCCTTACATATGGGCAAATGGGGCGGACACCCGATTATAAAGCGTCATTCCTTGCGACACTTGGAGGGAATCCCGAATACTATTCACCTTTTCAAGAAAATGCAAAGCGTTGGTACAAAGAGGCACAAGAACGCAATTGGTTCTTTAATCATGCAATTGTGAATCCACCTGTAGACCGTCATAAAGATGTTCATGAAGTTGGGGATGTTTTTATTCAAGTAGAACGTGAAACAGATGAAGGCTTAATCGTTAGTGGCTCAAAAATGGTCGCTACAGGTTCTGCCATCACTAATTACAATTTTGTTGGCACGTATGGTCTACCGATTAAAGATAAAAAGTTTGCTGTTGTCTTTATCGCACCTATGGATGCACCCGGCGTAAAGCTAATAAGCCGTGCATCATATGAAATGACGTCAGCAGTTATGGGTACTCCATTTGATTATCCGCTAAGTAGCCGCTTTGATGAAAATGACGCAGTACTTGTCTTCGAGCAAGCACTGATTCCATGGGAAAATATTTTAATTTATGAAGATATGCAAAAGACTACTTCATTCTTTGTAGAAAGCGGTTTCATTAATCGATTTACTTTCCAAGGTGTTACACGCTTAGCAGTGAAATTAGATTTTATTATTGGTGTATTGCTGAAGGCATTAAAGACAGCGGGCACAGATCAATTTCGCGGTGTACAGGTGCATATCGGGGAAATTATCGCTTGGCGTCATATGTTCTGGTCATTAAGTGATGCGATGGCACTGAATCCTGAGAAAAAAGAAAATGGCATCGTTATTCCGAATTTAAGTGGTGGATTAGCCTATCGCGTATTTTTGCAGGAGGGCTGGCCGAAGATTAAAGGCATTATTCAGCAGATTGTAGCAGGGAACTTAATCGTACAGCCATCTAGTGCAAGAGATTTCTTAAATGAGGAATTCCGTCCGACATTAGATAAGCTCTACCGCGGTTCAAATGGAATCGAGGCACTCGAAAAAATTAAAACCATAAAACTTTTGTGGGATGCGATTGGAACGGAATTTGGTGGTCGTAGTGAATTATACGAACGCAATTATGCCGGAAATCATGAAGATATTCGCTTACAAACATTGTTTGGTGCACAAGGAAGCGGTAAAACAGATGAATTTATAGCGTTTGCTGAGCAATGTATGGCAGATTACGATTTAACAGGTTGGACAGACCCAACTTGGGTTAATCCAGACGATGTGAATTATTTCGCAAATAAATAA